In a genomic window of Aggregatimonas sangjinii:
- a CDS encoding zinc-dependent metalloprotease, with amino-acid sequence MSKTLVAKMLLAFLLLGATTAEAQIFKKKNKKTEKSGDKPDAKKDKIKPYDKVITKEAVSDEGLFTTHEVDDKHYYEIPDSLFNKEMLMVTRISKTANGIGFGGGKINTQVLRWEKKPKKVLLRVVSYNIVAADSLPVHEAVVNSNFEPVLFAFDIQAFKKDSLNPATVIEVNDFLVKDQLAIGMPDFYRKRYKVSRLDESRSYIESIKSYPRNIEARHVKTYLAKEPPSNGSLGSISVEINNSMILLPETPMKRRYFDERVGWFARGQVDYGLDAQKSKTLTFLDRWRLEVKDEDIEKYKRGELVEPKKQIVYYVDRATPKQWVPFIKAGIEDWQVAFEEAGFKNAIIAKDPPSIEEDPEWSPEDVRYSVVRYLASPIPNANGPHVSDPRSGEILESDINWYHNVMSLLRNWYFVQTAAINPEAQGVAFKDEVMGRLIRFVSSHEVGHTLGLPHNMGSSVAYPVDSLRSAAFTKKYGTAPSIMDYARFNYIAQPGDDGVALMPDIGVYDKYAIQWGYKPILDKTAKEEKKILDSWILEHAGDPMYRFGHQQVGDVVDPSSQTEDLGDDAIKASRYGIANLKRIVPKLEEWTAEDGKNYDDLEELYRNVLSQFNRYMGHVSNNIGGVYEYQKTSDQDGAVYTYVSKAHQENCMQFLQEELFDTPEWLLDQNIFSKTEYSGFVDRVRGMQVRTLNNMLSLGKMARLIENETANGAEAYTLLDMMADLRNGIWSELRNGRKIDTYRRNLQKAHIDRLAYLMTAENQKKAPDFGGYQKSTVVNTSQSDIRSVARAELKRLRRTINNAVARTSDSMSKYHLEDAAARITTILEPNG; translated from the coding sequence ATGTCGAAAACACTCGTGGCCAAGATGCTATTGGCCTTTTTATTACTTGGCGCTACTACCGCCGAGGCGCAGATCTTCAAAAAGAAAAATAAAAAAACGGAAAAATCGGGTGACAAACCGGACGCCAAAAAAGACAAAATTAAACCCTACGACAAGGTTATTACCAAAGAGGCCGTTTCCGACGAAGGCCTTTTTACCACTCATGAAGTAGACGACAAACACTATTACGAGATTCCCGATTCGCTATTCAACAAAGAGATGTTGATGGTCACCCGTATTTCAAAGACCGCCAACGGCATCGGTTTCGGTGGGGGAAAAATCAATACACAAGTCCTGCGCTGGGAGAAAAAGCCCAAAAAGGTATTGCTACGGGTCGTATCCTACAATATTGTGGCGGCCGATTCCCTACCTGTACATGAGGCGGTGGTCAATTCGAATTTCGAGCCGGTATTGTTCGCTTTCGATATTCAAGCCTTTAAAAAAGACTCATTGAACCCTGCAACGGTCATCGAGGTCAACGATTTTTTGGTAAAAGATCAATTGGCCATCGGGATGCCCGATTTCTACCGAAAGCGGTACAAAGTAAGCCGTTTGGATGAAAGCAGAAGCTACATCGAATCGATAAAGAGCTACCCGAGGAATATCGAAGCACGCCATGTAAAGACCTACCTCGCGAAGGAACCGCCAAGCAACGGCAGCTTAGGGTCTATCTCGGTCGAGATCAATAATTCGATGATTTTATTGCCCGAAACCCCCATGAAACGAAGGTATTTTGACGAACGCGTGGGATGGTTCGCGCGGGGGCAGGTAGACTATGGCCTTGATGCGCAGAAGAGTAAAACGCTTACTTTTCTAGACCGCTGGCGTTTGGAGGTAAAGGACGAGGATATCGAAAAATACAAGAGGGGCGAATTGGTAGAGCCCAAGAAGCAGATCGTTTATTATGTAGACCGGGCTACTCCCAAACAATGGGTACCGTTTATCAAAGCCGGTATCGAGGATTGGCAAGTCGCTTTCGAGGAGGCCGGATTCAAAAATGCCATCATCGCCAAAGATCCGCCCTCTATAGAAGAAGACCCAGAATGGTCGCCCGAAGATGTGCGTTATTCCGTGGTACGCTATCTCGCATCGCCTATTCCGAATGCCAACGGGCCACACGTAAGCGACCCAAGAAGTGGGGAAATCCTGGAATCGGATATCAATTGGTACCACAATGTCATGTCGCTTTTACGCAATTGGTATTTCGTACAGACGGCGGCCATTAATCCGGAGGCTCAGGGTGTTGCCTTTAAGGACGAGGTGATGGGTCGGCTCATTCGTTTTGTATCGTCGCACGAGGTAGGCCATACTTTGGGCTTACCCCATAACATGGGAAGCAGTGTTGCCTACCCTGTAGACTCGCTGCGTTCGGCAGCTTTCACCAAAAAATACGGAACCGCACCTTCGATTATGGATTACGCGCGCTTCAACTATATCGCACAACCCGGTGACGATGGCGTGGCCCTGATGCCGGATATAGGCGTGTACGACAAATATGCCATTCAATGGGGCTACAAACCTATTTTGGACAAGACCGCAAAGGAAGAGAAAAAGATTCTGGATAGTTGGATTCTGGAACATGCCGGTGACCCCATGTATCGCTTTGGCCACCAACAAGTTGGCGATGTAGTCGACCCGAGTTCCCAGACAGAGGATCTGGGCGACGATGCGATAAAGGCCAGCCGCTACGGTATCGCCAATTTAAAACGAATCGTACCGAAATTGGAGGAATGGACGGCCGAGGACGGGAAAAATTATGATGATCTGGAGGAACTCTACAGAAATGTACTTTCACAGTTCAACCGCTATATGGGACATGTCTCCAACAATATCGGGGGCGTGTACGAGTATCAAAAGACTTCTGACCAAGACGGTGCGGTCTATACTTACGTTAGTAAGGCACATCAGGAAAACTGCATGCAGTTTCTACAGGAAGAATTGTTCGATACTCCGGAGTGGTTGTTGGACCAGAACATCTTTAGTAAAACGGAGTATTCCGGTTTTGTAGATCGCGTACGCGGAATGCAGGTACGTACCCTGAACAATATGTTGAGCCTTGGCAAGATGGCCCGCTTGATAGAGAACGAGACTGCCAACGGAGCGGAGGCCTATACTCTATTGGACATGATGGCCGACCTACGCAACGGCATCTGGTCCGAATTGCGTAATGGCAGGAAAATCGACACTTACCGTCGTAATCTCCAAAAAGCGCATATTGACCGCTTGGCCTATTTGATGACCGCGGAAAACCAGAAAAAGGCGCCTGATTTTGGAGGCTACCAAAAAAGTACGGTCGTAAATACGAGTCAGTCCGATATTCGTTCCGTTGCTCGTGCAGAACTAAAGCGACTTCGAAGAACAATCAATAATGCCGTGGCGCGAACTTCCGACAGTATGAGCAAATACCATTTGGAAGATGCCGCAGCGCGTATCACGACGATTTTGGAGCCGAACGGGTAA
- a CDS encoding Fur family transcriptional regulator: MSDIEKFLTEKKVRPTAMRILTFRFMAQKKTAISLSDLESFFKKSDRTTLYRTLKTFEENGIVHQINDGNGIPKYALCRDGCDHQVHNDLHLHFHCKRCEETHCLTEHLIPQINLPEGYLVQDMDLVVSGLCDKCTSIA; this comes from the coding sequence ATGAGTGACATCGAAAAATTTTTAACGGAGAAGAAAGTAAGGCCTACTGCCATGCGCATTCTTACGTTTCGCTTTATGGCACAAAAGAAAACGGCGATTTCACTCAGCGATTTGGAATCCTTTTTTAAAAAATCGGACCGTACTACCCTCTACAGAACCCTAAAGACCTTCGAGGAAAACGGAATCGTACATCAAATCAATGACGGCAATGGAATTCCCAAATACGCGCTATGTCGGGACGGCTGCGATCATCAGGTACACAACGATTTGCACTTACATTTTCACTGTAAGCGATGTGAGGAAACGCACTGCCTTACGGAACACTTGATTCCACAGATCAACCTACCGGAAGGCTACTTGGTTCAGGATATGGATTTAGTCGTTAGTGGCCTTTGCGACAAATGCACTTCCATTGCATAA